One Candidatus Dependentiae bacterium genomic window, TTATATTTAGTTATACACAAAATACAACAAGACATAAAGAGTTTAGAGTAGTTTTGTCTGTATTCTTGCACTTTGCGGCTCTTATGGTACATTCAGCTCACGACTACCCACACTTTTTTGAGGGCCTATCCATGAATATATCTACATTAATTGTCAGTTGTATCTTATCTATTTTTTCTACGGCTGTTATGAGCTATATAGCCATGGCTACTGCTATAGGCCCATGGATTACACCTACGGTGGTACTGTGTGCAATTTTGTTATTATCTTTAGTGCCAGGTAGTTTGTGTATACAAAATATTGGTTTTGTAACAGTAGCAAGTTCTATTGGTGGCATTTTGGCTACCGCACTTGGATTTTCATTACCGACATTGTACTTTCTTGATCCTTTACTTTTTGATACATGGTTAGCAGCACCATATTACTTTGTGACAGTTACGGTTGTGCTTTCATTGAGCAGTGGCTGGCTTGGCATGTGGATTGCTAATGTAGCAGAGCAAAAATTGATTGATGAAGAAAAATTATCATTTCCAGTAGGTGAGCTTGCATATAGTATGATTACTGCTGCTAGCAATCAAATTCGCAAGGCATATGAGCTTGGGGTAGGATTTGTGAGTACTTTTGTTTTTTGTATTTTGCAACATGGCATTGGCTTATTTCAAAGTTTGATTCCAAAAACCTGCACCATATTTGGTCCGGTGAGCTTGGGGTATGTGTGTATCCCGATCGTACGGCTTGATTTATTTCCCTTATTTTGGGCAGTAGGGTTTGTGACTGGGCATATGGTAGTTATTCCACTGGTGGTAGGTGTACTTGCAAAAATTTTTTTGCTAGAGCCATTAAATAAAATATGGTTTGCTCATTTGACGTCAGTTGAATTTGTCTTGGCTTTTTGTAGTGGTATGGTACTTTCTGGTGCATTTACTGGTTTTTCAAAGTTACCCAAACAGCTGTGGCAAGGATTAATTACATTACGTACCAGTATGGGTACTCGGTATATGCAAGGTACTAATGGAATGTATAATAAATTACTTGAATTTTTTTTAGTAATTATTTTTTGTGTAGGTGTTTTGACATATTTTAACTTTTCATATATTTCTCAAGCGTATTTACTTGTATTTACAGGGATTTGTGCGTATCAGATTGCGGCGATTGCGGGTAAAATTGGTCTTGCATTACTTGGTCGCTATGCAACTTTTGTGTTAGTGCCGGGTATGTTAGTTTTTGGTTATGATGCAATACAAATCATGATAGTTTCTACATTTGTCCAAATTGCAGGTGGAGTTGCAACCGACGTATTATTTGGACGTAAAATTGGACAGTTGGCTCACATGGATCACGTTACTCTCAAAAAATATCAGTATCTTGGACTTTTAGTCAGTTCTGTAGCAGCGGGGATTGCAATGTGGCTGTTGATTAATCATTTTCATCTGGGATCTGACCAGTTATTTGCACCCAAAGCGCAGGCACGCCAATTATTGGTACAAGCAAAGCAATTTGACTATTGGGTTTTATTGTTAGGAGCATTGTTTGGCTACTTGCTTGATACAATCAAAGTCAGTTCAACTCTTGTATTCGGTGGTTTATTAATGCCAGTTAACTTGGTTCTAGGTCTGGTTGTGGGTGGACTTTCGACCTGGTTGACTAAAGATAAAGAAGCTTGGTACCCATTCTGGTCGGGAGTATTTGCGGCGAATTCCATCTGGATGATTCTGCAAGCTCTTATATAAAGTACTTTGTTAGATAATTAGATAAAATATATTGTTATTATGATGGGCGTGAATTTGGTCCGCGTTATATTTTAGTAGTAGAAATATTATCCCGAGCTATTTGCATCGATAGTAGTTATGAAGCTTTATTTTGCCAGATGAGAAACCCTTCAATAAAATCCATGATATCTCCATCGAGAACTAGATCTGGTTGTGGTGATTCAATATCTGTGCGATGGTCTTTGACCATTTTATATGGATGTAATACATACGAACGTATTTGTGATCCCCATTCAATTTTTTTCTTTACTACACCTGCAGAGAGTTTTGCCTCTTGATCATCTTTTAGTTTTTGAGCCACTTTAGCAGTTAACATTTTCATAGCATTTGCTTTGTTTTGGCCTTGAGAACGTTCGTTCTGGCATTGTGCCACAAGACCGGTAGGCATATGAGTAATGCGTACTGCCGATTCTGTTTTATTGACATGTTGACCGCCGGCTCCACCTGCACGATATGTATCTATGCGTAGGTCGTTAGGGTCGATGTTTAATTCAATGTCAGGAACTTCAGGCGTGACTGTAATACTTGCAAAAGAGGTGTGCCTGCGTTTATTAGCATCAAATGGAGAGATGCGTACAAGGCGATGGACGCCATGCTCGCTTTTGAGAAAGCCATAAGCGCTTTTTCCTTGTATATATAAAGTAGCAGATTTGATGCCGGCTTCATCTGCTGGTTGATAATCTACTACTTGGACTGCTAGCTTTTCTCGTTCACAGAACCGAGAGTACATACGCAATAAGATATGTGCCCAATCTTGCGATTCAGTTCCACCAGCTCCCGCGTTGATACTTAAAAAACAATTGGAGTTATCTTCTGATTTGTTCAAAAGTAGTTCAATTTTAAGCTTTCCAATATCTTTGCATAATTTTTTGATATCGTAAGTGATTTTTTGTAGTTCTTGTTCATCTTGAGCAAACAGGTCAAGTAACTCATATAATTCAGCATGGGTACTTATAATGTATTGGTAGTGCTCACGTAGTGTTCTTATTTTTTGTAATTCTTTGGATATTGCTGCTTGCTCGGGGTGTTGCCAAAAATTTTCTTGAGTACTTTGAGTTTCAAGATTTGTAAACTGTTGTTCAAGGCCGGCATTTTGCCAATAGGTTTTAATGGTATTAATATCAGGCTCTATTTGCTTGAGCTGTTCTTTGAGTTCGTCTATAAGCATAATAATGTATTCCATCCAAAGGGTAAAAAATTATAAAATTCAGTATATATCAGGATATTTAGAAAAGACAGTTTTGCTATAGGAAGGGGCACTTTGAATGCCTTATAAAATATGCTAGTATAATATATAAGGAAAACAAACCATAGTTAGGGAACTCAGGTGGCCGGTAAAATATTTATTATTTCAGCGCCCTCGGGAGCGGGTAAAACTTCCTTAGTAACGACAGTTCTGCAGCGTATTAATCCTCCCTATAATATACAACTTACAAAAACATATACCTCTCGAGCGCCTCGCCCAGGGGAAGTACCTGGTAAAGATTATCATTTTATTTCACTTGATGAATTCCGCGCTAAGATAGAGCAAGGTTTTTTTATAGAGTGGAGTACAGCATATAATGCATATTATGGGTCTCCACGATGTATCTTTGAAACTGTTAATGAACAAAATACGTCTCACGTTCTGATTCTAGATAGGGTTGGGGCTCAAAAAGTTGTGGAACAGGTCTCGGGGGTAATTACTGTTTGGATCTACACCTCAGATATTAATACTCTTGAAGAACGCCTGGGAGGACGTCAGACCGAAACTCCTGAACAAATTTCTTATAGAATGCAACGCGCTCGACAAGAAATTAATCTCGAAATACAAAATCCTCTTTATGATTATCATCTTTTAAATGATAATTTTGAATTAGCGGCCAATCAACTGACTCAACTGTTTCTTAAAAAGCTAAAACAGTAAGAAAAGCCCGTAAATAAAGGGAAAAATGGCACTTCTGTCATGAAATTGTGAGGGTAAAAAGTGCCCAAGAGTGATGGGGGATTCAGGTTATTTTTGATTTAATTTAAAAAATTTTTTAAAAAATGTTGACAGTATAGTTTGAACAGTTATAATTTACCTATCTTCAAAGTTGAAAAACACGAAAAGATAAACAAAAAAAGAGAAAATTCTTTGAAATATATGAGAAAAGGTTAACGCGCCAACCGCCTTTATGGCGACCTTTATTTTTTAATTCTGAAATAGAATTTTTTAAATTCTGTGATGGAGAGTTTGATCCTGGCTCAGAATGAACGCTGGCGGCGTGCCTAACACATGCAAGTCGAGCGAGAAAGTCCCTTCGGGGATGAGTACAGCGGCGGACGGGTGAGTAATACGTGAGAATCTGCCCTTTAGTGAAGAATACCCTCGAGAAATCGAGGTTAATACTGCATACGTCCCTTCGGGGAGAAAGGCGGCTTTTATGCTGTCGCTAAAGGATGAGCTTACGTGCTATCAGCTAGTTGGTGAGGTAATGGCTCACCAAGGCTATGACGGCTAACCGGCCTGAGAGGGTGTACGGTCACACTGGAACTGAGACACGGTCCAGACTCCTACGGGAGGCAGCAGTGGGGAATATTGCGCAATGGGCGAAAGCCTGACGCAGCGACGCCGCGTGGAGGATGACGGTCTTCGGATTGTAAACTCCTGTTAAGCGGGAAGAAAGACCTTTCAATAATACTGAGGGGTTATGACGGTACCGCTAGAGAAAGCACCGGCTAACTTCGTGCCAGCAGCCGCGGTAATACGAGGGGTGCAAGCGTTATTCGGAATTATTGGGCGTAAAGGGTGCGCAAACGGTGTATCAAGTCTGTTGTTAAATTCTCTGGCTTAACCAGAGATTCGCGGCGGAAACTGATGCGCTAGAGGATGAGAGAGAGAAGTGGAATTCTTGGAGTAGCGGTAAAATGCGTAGATCTCAAGAGGAACACCGATGGCGAAGGCAGCTTCTTGGCTCATTCCTGACGTTGAGGCACGAAAGCGTGGGGAGCAAACAGGATTAGATACCCTGGTAGTCCACGCCGTAAACGATGATCACTAGATGTTAGCCTAGCCTAGCTAGGTTAGTATCGTAGCTAACGCGATAAGTGATTCGCCTGGGGAATACGATCGCAAGATTAAAACTTAAAGGAATTGACGGGGGTCCGCACAAGCGGTGGAACATGTGGTTTAATTCGACACTACGCGAGGAACCTTACCTGGACTTGACATGTATTTGACCGCCATAGAGATATGGCTTTCTAAACTTCGGTTTAGACAAATTCACAGGTGCTGCATGGCTGTCGTCAGCTCGTGTCGTGAGATGTTAGGTTAAGTCCTCTAACGAGCGCAACCCCTACTGCCAGTTGCTACTTGCTTTGCAAGGCACTCTGGTGGGACTGCCTGGGAAACCAGGAGGAAGGTGGGGATGACGTCAAGTCATCATGGTCCTTATGTCCAGGGCTACACACGTGTTACAATGGCCAGCACAAAGGGCTGCAATACCGCAAGGTGGAGCGAATCCCATAAAACTGGTCTAAGTTCGGATTGAGGTCTGCAATTCGACCTCATGAAGTTGAAATCGCTAGTAATCGCGTATCAGCAACGACGCGGTGAATACGTTCTCGGACCTTGTACACACCGCCCGTCACACCACGAGAGCTGTTTGTACCCAAAATTGTCTTAGCTAACCCGTAAGGGAGGCGGGCACCTAAGGTATGAGGAGTGATTGGGGTGAAGTCGTAACAAGGTAGCCGTAGGAGAACCTGCGGCTGGATCACCTCCTTTCGAGGGAGATATTAACATGCGAGATATGCTTCTGTATATCTTTGCATTATAGGTGTGAAAATGAAGGTTTCATAAAGGCGGCGCGCCTTTTTATATTGTTTTATATCTTATATTTAATATAAAAAGGCCAATTTGGCGAAGTGGGGGCCTATAGCTCAGTTGGTTAGAGCACCCCGCTGATAACGGGGAGGTCAGTCGTTCGAGTCGACTTAGGCCCACCAGTAAAATTGGATGGCCTAAGAAAAAAGAGCGCTAGATTCTCCCAGGTTATATTGTGAAGGGGGTGTAGCTCAGTTGGCAGAGCGTCCGTTTTGCACGCGGAAGGTCAGCGGTTCGAATCCGCTCACCTCCACCAATAACCAAGAAAATTCTCATATATAATTCATGATGTTGAGTAGTGATAAAAAAATTACTTGTGATCTTTGAAATATTTGTAAATTATACCAATTGTCAAGGGTAGCCTATAAATTTGTGATTAATTTAAAAGGGCGTTTGGTGGATGCCTTGACATCAAGAGGCGATGAAGGAGGCGGAAGGCTGCCATAAGCCTCGGGGAGCTGTCAATCAAGCTTTGATCCGAGGATTTCCGAATGGGGAAACCCACCTTGGTAAACCCAAGGTATTTTTGTCTGAATATATAGGGCAAAAAAGCAAACGATGCGAACTGAAACATCTCAGTAGTGTCAGGAAAAGAAAACAAAGTGATTCCCTAAGTAGTGGTGAGCGAACTGGGAAGAGCCTAAACCTGTATCATGTAAGCCTGTGCGCGTTGTGATATGGGGGTTGTGAGATATAAATGTTCAGAGAGTACAGTCTCTGAGTTGTATTAAATTATTTTAATTGAATTGATCTGGAAAGGTCAGCCAAAGAGAGTGACAGCCTCGTAAATAAAAATCTAATTTAAGCAATAATTTATATTCTCGAGTACCATGAAGCACGTGAAATTTCGTGGGAATCTGCCCGGACCATCGGGTAAGGCTAAATACTTCTTGATGATCGATAGTGAACAAGTACCGTGAGGGAAAGGTGAAAAGAACCCCGGAAGGGGAGTGAAATAGAAACTGAAACCAAATGTCTACAATCGGTGGAAGCGCTATATACGTATGCGCAACCACGTACCTTTTGCATAATGAGCCAACGAGTTATCTTTTGTTGCAAGGTTAAGTTTTGAAAGAACGGAGCCGTAGCGAAAGCGAGTCTGAATAGGGCGTTAGTAACAAGTGATAGACCCGAAACCTAGTGAGCTATCCATGTCTAGGATGAAGTTTCGGTAAAACGAGATGGAGGTCCGAACCGGTGTAGGTTGAAAACTGCTCGGATGAGGTGTGGATAGGGGTGAAAGGCCAATCAAACTCGGAAATAGCTGGTTCTCCCCGAAATGCATTTAGGTATAGCCTTGTTGGATTTGTTGTGGTGGTAAAGCACAGTTGGAATTGCGGGGGCGCAAGCTTACTGGATTCTTACTAACTCTGAATGCCATAACATTTGAAGACAGGAGACAGACTGTGAGGGATAAGCTTCATAGTCGAGAGGGAAAAAGCCCAGACCATCAGCTAAGGTCCCCAAGTATTCGTTAAGTGGTAAAAGAAGTGGAAATGCACTGACAGCCAGGAGGTTGGCTTAGAAGCAGCCATCCTTTAAAGAAAGCGTAACAGCTC contains:
- the prfB gene encoding peptide chain release factor 2, whose protein sequence is MLIDELKEQLKQIEPDINTIKTYWQNAGLEQQFTNLETQSTQENFWQHPEQAAISKELQKIRTLREHYQYIISTHAELYELLDLFAQDEQELQKITYDIKKLCKDIGKLKIELLLNKSEDNSNCFLSINAGAGGTESQDWAHILLRMYSRFCEREKLAVQVVDYQPADEAGIKSATLYIQGKSAYGFLKSEHGVHRLVRISPFDANKRRHTSFASITVTPEVPDIELNIDPNDLRIDTYRAGGAGGQHVNKTESAVRITHMPTGLVAQCQNERSQGQNKANAMKMLTAKVAQKLKDDQEAKLSAGVVKKKIEWGSQIRSYVLHPYKMVKDHRTDIESPQPDLVLDGDIMDFIEGFLIWQNKAS
- a CDS encoding OPT/YSL family transporter; translation: MNISTLIVSCILSIFSTAVMSYIAMATAIGPWITPTVVLCAILLLSLVPGSLCIQNIGFVTVASSIGGILATALGFSLPTLYFLDPLLFDTWLAAPYYFVTVTVVLSLSSGWLGMWIANVAEQKLIDEEKLSFPVGELAYSMITAASNQIRKAYELGVGFVSTFVFCILQHGIGLFQSLIPKTCTIFGPVSLGYVCIPIVRLDLFPLFWAVGFVTGHMVVIPLVVGVLAKIFLLEPLNKIWFAHLTSVEFVLAFCSGMVLSGAFTGFSKLPKQLWQGLITLRTSMGTRYMQGTNGMYNKLLEFFLVIIFCVGVLTYFNFSYISQAYLLVFTGICAYQIAAIAGKIGLALLGRYATFVLVPGMLVFGYDAIQIMIVSTFVQIAGGVATDVLFGRKIGQLAHMDHVTLKKYQYLGLLVSSVAAGIAMWLLINHFHLGSDQLFAPKAQARQLLVQAKQFDYWVLLLGALFGYLLDTIKVSSTLVFGGLLMPVNLVLGLVVGGLSTWLTKDKEAWYPFWSGVFAANSIWMILQALI
- the gmk gene encoding guanylate kinase, which translates into the protein MAGKIFIISAPSGAGKTSLVTTVLQRINPPYNIQLTKTYTSRAPRPGEVPGKDYHFISLDEFRAKIEQGFFIEWSTAYNAYYGSPRCIFETVNEQNTSHVLILDRVGAQKVVEQVSGVITVWIYTSDINTLEERLGGRQTETPEQISYRMQRARQEINLEIQNPLYDYHLLNDNFELAANQLTQLFLKKLKQ